In one window of Scyliorhinus canicula chromosome 17, sScyCan1.1, whole genome shotgun sequence DNA:
- the LOC119951214 gene encoding gastrula zinc finger protein XlCGF8.2DB-like has translation MEKRWKCGDCGKLFRYPSAVETHRRIHTGVRPFSCSVCGKGFSVSSSLRRHQRVHTGERPFTCTECGKGFTQLPNLQTHQRVHNGERPFTCSDCGKGFSTLSQLQIHKRVHTGERPFTCTTCGQRFAELSSLLRHNVTHTNERPFKCSDCGSSFKSSQVLMEHQRIHTEERPFSCSHCTKRFRTSTTLRGHQRVHTGESPFTCSHCCKGFSNSSTLRAHQRVHTGERPFTCSQCGKAFTQLSNLLRHNVTHTNERPFKCTDCGSGFKSSQGLMIHQGTHSEERPFSCSHCTKRFRTSSTLQEHQRVHTGERPFTCSVCTKGFTLLSRLVTHQRVHTGERPFSCSVCWKGFTHSSSLRRHQRVHQQLQALDSVVNHIQD, from the coding sequence ATGGAGAAACGttggaaatgtggagactgtgggaaaTTATTTAGGTATCCATCTGCAgtagaaactcatcgacgcattcacaccggggtgaggccattcagctgctcagtgtgtgggaaggggttcagtGTTTCATCcagcctgcggagacaccagcgagttcacactggagagcggccattcacctgcactgagtgtgggaagggattcactcagttacccaatctgcagacacaccagcgcgttcataatggggagagaccgttcacctgctctgactgtgggaagggattcagtactTTATCCCAACTGCAGATACACAaacgagttcatactggggagaggccgttcacctgcaccaCGTGTGGGCAACGATTCGCTgagttatccagcctgctgagacacaatgtcactcacaccaatgagaggccctttaaatgctctgactgtgggagcaGCTTCAAAAGCTCTCAGGTACTGATGGagcaccagcgcattcacactgaggagagaccgttcagctgctcgcACTGCACAAAGAGGTTCAGAACGTCAACCACCCTGCGgggacaccagcgggttcacactggggagagtccattcacctgctctcactgttgcAAAGGATTCAGTAATTCATCCACCCTCCGGGcacaccagcgagtccacactggggaaagaccgttcacctgctctcaatgcgGGAAggcattcactcagttatccaacctgctgagacacaatgtcactcacaccaatgagaggCCCTTTAAATGCACTGACTGTGGGAGTGGGTTCAAAAGCTCTCAGGGACTGATGATCCACCAGGGCACTCActctgaggagagaccgttcagctgctctcactgcacaaagagaTTTAGAACGTCTTCCACTCTGCAGgagcatcagcgagttcacaccggagaGAGGCCATTTACTTGCTCTGTATGCACGAAGGGTTTCACTCTGCTGTCCAGGCTAGTgacgcaccagcgagttcacactggggagaggccgttcagctgctctgtgtgttggaagggattcactcattcgtccagcctgcggagacaccagagagttcaccaGCAATTACAGGCATTGGATTCtgttgttaatcacatccaggactaa